In one Desulfoferula mesophila genomic region, the following are encoded:
- a CDS encoding ATP-dependent nuclease: protein MKLKALTITNFAGIGEPGITVPIDDIVVLIGPNNSGKSSVLDAYEAFANTGAALPVKSFHNEDPHNTVEIIGIFTEITDDDREALSSKWEYQDTQFGHAMKLKWEWANPEQGGLKYSWNPEKGEWVKGGMGGWDTLITSRIPVPLRIKPTDDHEITEKQIIDILTSAAKAALKKDGTKANKVLSELQSLADSFVKEVQEDLDDVCKNITNKINPIFPGHKVEFQQSIGKIDPDKIISTGSHIRISEPDKDSIPLSHQGAGMRRTFLWSSLGTLAEMGKVKQKKTAIPPERQRILLIEEPESFLHPPMIRSARDALYQLAEIAEWQVMTCTHSPIFIDVSKPHTTILRIEKKTFGSPRVFRSSDANFSEDDREQLRMVRSCHPTVAEFFFADTVLLVEGETEHAIFTYLMSQDNGDSGHWCHVVNCMGKPNIPLFAKILNQFGTPYTIIHDTDSPKVQRSGKWIASGMWTINKRIAEVVGFRDGKLPPCSLLAHIPDFEGYYFGEKIKSNKPYHAISKVRSAEFQASPKFAELLNIIHEPSKCDHAGIYSSYNELKVRVKDWVSETKPAPPEAWEIED from the coding sequence ATGAAACTTAAAGCTTTGACTATAACTAATTTCGCAGGTATTGGCGAACCTGGGATCACGGTTCCCATAGATGATATCGTGGTCTTAATTGGACCGAACAATAGCGGAAAATCATCAGTCCTTGACGCATACGAGGCTTTTGCAAATACAGGCGCAGCATTACCAGTAAAATCATTCCATAATGAAGACCCACATAACACAGTCGAAATAATAGGCATCTTTACCGAAATAACTGACGACGACAGAGAAGCACTTAGTAGCAAATGGGAATATCAAGATACTCAATTCGGTCATGCAATGAAATTAAAATGGGAATGGGCAAATCCCGAGCAAGGCGGGTTAAAATATTCCTGGAATCCAGAAAAAGGCGAATGGGTTAAGGGTGGCATGGGAGGCTGGGATACTTTAATTACAAGTAGAATACCTGTTCCGTTACGAATCAAGCCAACAGATGATCACGAAATTACAGAAAAGCAAATAATTGATATTCTCACATCTGCTGCGAAAGCTGCACTTAAGAAAGATGGAACAAAGGCAAATAAAGTTCTCTCCGAGTTGCAATCTCTTGCAGATAGCTTTGTAAAAGAGGTACAGGAAGACCTTGATGATGTATGCAAAAATATAACAAATAAAATTAATCCAATTTTCCCAGGGCACAAAGTGGAGTTCCAACAATCGATCGGGAAAATAGATCCAGATAAAATAATCAGTACTGGAAGCCATATTCGCATAAGTGAACCTGATAAAGACTCTATACCTCTTAGCCACCAAGGGGCGGGCATGCGGCGGACTTTCTTGTGGTCATCCCTTGGCACTCTGGCTGAGATGGGCAAAGTAAAACAAAAGAAAACGGCCATTCCGCCAGAAAGGCAGAGAATTTTATTAATCGAGGAACCAGAGTCTTTTTTACACCCTCCAATGATACGAAGTGCACGTGACGCTTTATATCAATTAGCAGAAATCGCTGAATGGCAAGTAATGACATGCACACACTCGCCAATTTTTATTGATGTTTCAAAGCCTCATACAACAATTCTCAGAATTGAGAAAAAAACATTCGGATCACCTAGAGTGTTTCGTTCTAGCGACGCGAATTTTTCGGAAGATGACCGAGAACAGCTGCGAATGGTACGGTCTTGCCATCCCACAGTTGCAGAATTTTTCTTCGCTGATACGGTATTACTAGTTGAAGGCGAAACAGAACATGCCATATTTACCTACCTGATGTCTCAAGATAATGGCGATAGTGGCCATTGGTGTCATGTAGTAAATTGTATGGGAAAGCCAAACATACCGCTATTTGCTAAAATTCTTAATCAATTCGGTACTCCCTATACAATTATTCACGATACAGACTCTCCCAAAGTGCAGAGATCAGGAAAATGGATCGCCAGTGGCATGTGGACAATTAATAAACGTATTGCGGAAGTGGTTGGGTTCCGTGATGGCAAACTACCACCATGCAGCTTGTTAGCTCACATTCCTGACTTTGAAGGATATTATTTTGGGGAAAAGATAAAAAGTAACAAGCCATATCATGCTATTTCTAAGGTAAGGAGTGCTGAATTTCAAGCGTCACCAAAATTTGCTGAACTCCTCAACATCATTCATGAGCCCAGCAAATGCGATCATGCTGGGATTTATTCGAGCTATAACGAGCTAAAAGTTAGAGTAAAAGACTGGGTCAGTGAAACGAAGCCTGCGCCTCCTGAGGCATGGGAGATAGAGGACTAA